Proteins co-encoded in one Mycobacterium mantenii genomic window:
- the recB gene encoding exodeoxyribonuclease V subunit beta has protein sequence MERFDLLGALPAERSTTVLEASAGTGKTFALAGLVTRYLADGAATLDQMLLITFGRAASQELRERVRCQIVDAVRTFADPSTVGDNQVVAYLLDGTDDQRAARQQRLRDALAGFDAATIATTHQFCQLVLRSLGVAGDTAASVTLLDSLDDLVTEIVDDLYLAHFGQERDDPVLHYREALRLAREVVKNPSTQLRPRDPDPDSRAAVSVGFANDVLAELDTRKRRLGVLGYDDLLIRLADALATGDSPARLRMHQRWPIVMVDEFQDTDPVQWQVIDRAFSGRSTVILIGDPKQAIYAFRGGDIVTYLRAAETAGERKTLDTNWRTDSALLQRLQVVLRGAQLGDPAIVVNDVDAHHRGHRLAGAPCNDPFRLRVVARNALGRRGVQNLPIDQVREHIGADLASDIRALLASGATFGGRPLQARDIAVIVEKHRDAHACFKALCDAGVPAVYTGNSDVFTSEAAEDWLCLLEAFDQPHRPGMVRAAAATMFFGETAETLAAGGDALTDRIAMTLREWAGHARERGVAAIFEAAQLLGMGNRVLAWQGGERHMTDLAHVTQLLQDVAHREHYSLPALRDWLRRQRDERSGAPERNRRLDSDAAAVQIMTVFVSKGLQYPIVYLPFAFNRNTQDSDVVLFHDEDGMRCLHVGGKDSPDFKVVERLGRKEDASDDSRLTYVALTRAQAQVVAWWSPAYYEPNGGLSRLLRGRRPGEPVVPDRCEPAKISDDDAMARLREWEAAGGPVIEESVVAPAPSLPAEPVPARLESRHFHRGIDTGWRRTSYSGLIRAAQSSGVSSEPEVGELDDEVGDIPLVSAVSGPDVPSPMADLPAGATFGSLVHAVLETADPFAADLAAELETQIRAHSAWWPVAAAPEELAAAMVPMHDTSLGPLTGGMTLRQIGLPDRLRELDFELPLAGGDRRATAAQVRLADLAPLLREHLPADDVLASYADRLAEPGLGDQSLRGYLTGSIDAVLRVPDGAGHRFVVVDYKTNRLGDPERPLTAADYDRSRMAEAMLHSDYPLQALLYCAVLHRFLRWRLTDYDPSRHLGGVLYLFVRGMCGAQTPVLDGHPAGVFDWRPPWSLIAALSDLLDARGVAA, from the coding sequence ATGGAGCGCTTCGACCTGTTGGGCGCGCTGCCGGCCGAGCGTTCCACCACCGTGCTGGAGGCCAGCGCGGGGACCGGCAAGACGTTCGCGTTGGCCGGCCTGGTGACGCGGTATCTCGCCGACGGCGCCGCGACGCTGGACCAGATGCTGCTGATCACCTTCGGCCGGGCCGCCAGCCAGGAGCTGCGCGAGCGCGTCCGCTGCCAAATCGTCGATGCCGTACGCACTTTCGCGGATCCGTCGACCGTCGGCGACAACCAGGTGGTGGCGTACCTACTGGACGGCACCGACGATCAGCGTGCAGCGCGCCAACAGCGCCTTCGCGACGCGCTGGCCGGCTTCGACGCGGCGACGATCGCCACCACCCACCAGTTCTGCCAACTGGTGCTGCGCTCGCTCGGCGTGGCCGGCGACACCGCGGCCAGCGTGACGCTGCTCGACAGCCTCGACGACCTGGTGACCGAGATCGTCGATGACCTGTACCTGGCCCACTTCGGCCAGGAGCGCGACGATCCGGTGCTGCACTATCGCGAGGCGCTGCGGCTGGCGCGCGAGGTCGTCAAGAACCCGTCGACCCAGCTGCGGCCGCGTGACCCGGATCCCGATTCGCGGGCCGCTGTCAGCGTCGGGTTCGCCAATGATGTTCTGGCCGAGTTGGATACACGCAAGCGCCGGCTGGGCGTCCTCGGCTATGACGACCTGTTGATCCGGCTGGCCGATGCGCTGGCCACCGGCGACTCCCCCGCCCGGCTGCGCATGCATCAACGCTGGCCGATCGTCATGGTCGACGAGTTCCAGGACACCGACCCCGTGCAATGGCAGGTGATCGACCGCGCGTTCAGTGGGCGCTCCACGGTGATTCTCATCGGTGATCCCAAGCAGGCGATCTATGCGTTTCGCGGCGGTGACATCGTCACCTACCTGCGGGCGGCCGAGACGGCGGGTGAGCGCAAGACGCTGGACACCAACTGGCGCACCGATTCCGCGCTGCTGCAGCGGCTGCAGGTGGTGCTGCGCGGCGCCCAACTCGGCGACCCCGCGATCGTGGTGAACGACGTCGACGCGCATCACCGCGGCCATCGGCTCGCCGGAGCACCGTGCAACGACCCCTTCCGGTTGCGTGTGGTCGCGCGAAACGCTTTGGGGCGACGCGGGGTTCAGAACCTGCCGATCGACCAGGTGCGCGAGCATATCGGTGCGGACCTGGCGTCCGACATCCGCGCGTTGCTGGCCAGCGGTGCGACGTTCGGCGGCCGGCCGCTGCAGGCCCGCGACATCGCCGTCATCGTGGAGAAGCACCGGGACGCGCACGCGTGTTTCAAGGCGCTCTGCGACGCGGGCGTCCCCGCGGTCTACACCGGCAACTCCGACGTGTTCACCTCCGAGGCCGCCGAGGATTGGCTGTGCCTGCTGGAGGCGTTCGATCAACCGCACCGGCCCGGGATGGTGCGCGCGGCCGCGGCGACGATGTTCTTCGGGGAGACCGCCGAAACGCTGGCCGCCGGGGGCGACGCCCTGACGGACCGGATCGCAATGACCCTGCGCGAGTGGGCCGGTCACGCCCGCGAACGCGGTGTCGCGGCCATCTTCGAGGCGGCGCAATTGCTGGGCATGGGCAATCGCGTGCTCGCCTGGCAGGGTGGTGAGCGGCACATGACCGACCTGGCGCATGTCACCCAGCTGCTGCAGGATGTCGCGCACCGTGAGCACTACAGCCTGCCCGCGCTGCGCGATTGGCTGCGCCGGCAGCGTGACGAACGCAGCGGCGCACCGGAGCGCAACCGCCGGCTCGACAGCGACGCCGCGGCCGTGCAGATCATGACCGTCTTCGTCAGCAAGGGCCTGCAATACCCGATCGTGTACCTGCCGTTCGCGTTCAACCGCAACACCCAGGACAGCGACGTGGTGCTGTTCCACGACGAGGACGGCATGCGTTGTCTGCACGTCGGAGGCAAGGACAGCCCCGACTTCAAAGTCGTTGAGCGGCTTGGCCGTAAAGAGGACGCCAGCGACGACAGCCGGCTCACCTACGTCGCGCTGACCAGGGCGCAGGCCCAGGTGGTGGCGTGGTGGTCGCCGGCGTACTACGAACCCAACGGCGGCCTGTCGCGGCTGCTGCGGGGTCGCCGGCCCGGCGAGCCGGTGGTTCCGGACCGCTGCGAACCCGCGAAGATCTCCGACGACGACGCCATGGCCCGGCTGCGCGAGTGGGAGGCGGCCGGCGGGCCGGTCATCGAGGAGTCGGTGGTGGCGCCGGCCCCGTCGCTGCCCGCCGAACCGGTGCCCGCGCGCCTGGAAAGTCGCCACTTCCACCGCGGCATCGACACCGGCTGGCGGCGCACCTCCTATTCCGGTCTGATACGGGCGGCGCAGAGCAGCGGGGTGAGCAGCGAGCCCGAAGTCGGCGAACTCGACGACGAAGTGGGCGACATCCCGTTGGTGTCCGCGGTATCCGGGCCGGACGTACCCTCGCCGATGGCGGATCTTCCGGCCGGCGCCACGTTCGGCTCGCTGGTGCACGCCGTGCTGGAAACGGCCGACCCGTTCGCCGCGGACCTCGCGGCCGAGCTGGAGACGCAGATCCGGGCGCATTCGGCGTGGTGGCCGGTTGCCGCGGCGCCCGAGGAGTTGGCCGCGGCGATGGTGCCGATGCACGACACCTCGCTGGGGCCGTTGACCGGTGGTATGACGCTGCGCCAGATCGGATTGCCAGACCGGTTGCGCGAGCTGGATTTTGAACTTCCCTTGGCCGGTGGGGATCGTCGTGCGACGGCGGCGCAGGTTCGGCTGGCGGATCTGGCGCCGCTGTTGCGCGAACACCTGCCGGCCGATGATGTGCTGGCATCGTATGCCGACCGGTTGGCCGAACCCGGCCTCGGCGATCAGTCGCTGCGCGGATACCTCACCGGATCGATCGACGCCGTCCTCCGTGTTCCCGACGGGGCGGGGCACCGCTTCGTGGTAGTGGATTACAAGACCAACCGGCTCGGGGACCCGGAACGACCGCTGACCGCTGCCGACTACGACCGGTCACGGATGGCGGAGGCGATGTTGCACTCGGACTATCCGCTGCAGGCGCTGCTGTATTGCGCTGTGCTGCATCGGTTCCTGCGGTGGCGGCTGACGGATTACGACCCGAGCCGCCATCTCGGTGGCGTCCTCTACCTGTTCGTGCGGGGCATGTGCGGCGCGCAGACGCCGGTGCTCGACGGGCATCCGGCGGGCGTCTTCGATTGGCGGCCGCCCTGGTCGTTGATCGCGGCGCTGTCCGACCTGCTCGACGCCCGGGGGGTGGCCGCGTGA
- the recC gene encoding exodeoxyribonuclease V subunit gamma, producing MPLHLHRAERTDLLADGLGALLARPLSDPFATELVVVPARGVERWLSQRLSHVLGARGGDGVCAGVDFRSPGSLIAEITGTADNDPWSPDAMAWPLLEAIDCSLDKPWCRTLATHVGHFHTGAEAELRRGRRYEVARRLAGLFDSYARQRPQLLVDWCDGDVGDLDEDLRWQPELWRALVARVAADPPHIRHGETIARLRGAPGELPPRLSLFGHTRLTRTDIELLEAVATHHELHLWLPHPSDQLWRALAGTHGAIARREDVSHRAVSHPLLATLGRDLRELQRGLPADPVTDDYLTGAARPDTLLGWLQSDIAANVVRPLGRTVAADDRSVQIHNCHGPARQVDVLREVLLGLLQDDPTLEPRDILVMCPDIETYAPLIMADFGLGDVVHGAHPAHQLRVRLADRSPIQTNPLLGIAAQLLALAAGRVTASEVLNLAQAPPVRARFGFTDDDLEAITRWVRQANIRWGLDQEHRRPYHVDFVHNTWRFGIDRILAGVAMSDDSNAWIDATLPLDDVSSNRVQLAGQFAEFVARLAHVVDSLTGTRPLTEWLAALAGGVALLTQVRDADEWQTGQMQREFARTAAQAGSRGGTALRLPDIRALLGQRLSGRPTRANFRTGTLTVCTMVPMRSVPHRVVCLVGLDDGLFPRLGIVDGDDALARCPMTGERDIRSEDRQLLLDAIGAATEKLVITYTGANEYSGQPRPPAVPLAELLDTLDMTTTAKVRDRIVIEHPLQPFDLRNVIPGRLVPDVPFSFDPTVLRAARAATGEHSEQPRFIVAPLPAPPAGDVILADLVGFFRDPVKGFFRALEFTLPHDVDGVQDAMPVDIDGLEEWTVGDRMLGDILRGMTPDDARQAEWRRGTLPPGQLGWRKVTEIRDQAAVLALEALRHTQKHRPAAYDVDVDLGGGRRLTGTVSPVYGEQTVSVTYSRLDGKHLLESWIPLLALVAHDPGRDWSAVCIGRMRRGTGTRAEGLGPPGDGERAVEVLSELVAIYDAGRREPIPLPIKTSYAWAAARYGGDDPVTEARYRWRSSDRFPGEDQAPAHARAWGKGAPLDALMQPVRPGEECDGEDNRLGAYAARVWLPMLRAERKRV from the coding sequence ATGCCGCTTCATCTGCACCGTGCCGAGCGCACCGATCTGTTGGCCGACGGTCTCGGCGCTCTGCTGGCCCGCCCGTTGTCCGATCCGTTCGCCACCGAACTCGTCGTGGTCCCGGCGCGCGGCGTGGAGCGCTGGCTCAGCCAGCGGTTGTCGCATGTGCTCGGTGCGCGCGGCGGTGACGGAGTGTGCGCCGGGGTCGATTTCCGCAGCCCGGGTTCGTTGATCGCCGAGATCACCGGCACCGCCGACAACGACCCGTGGTCGCCGGACGCGATGGCCTGGCCGCTGCTGGAGGCGATCGACTGTTCGCTGGACAAGCCGTGGTGCCGCACGCTGGCCACGCACGTGGGGCATTTCCACACCGGCGCGGAGGCCGAGCTGCGCCGGGGCAGACGATACGAGGTGGCGCGCCGGCTGGCGGGGCTGTTCGACTCCTACGCTCGGCAACGCCCGCAACTGCTGGTCGACTGGTGCGACGGCGACGTCGGTGATCTCGACGAGGACCTGCGCTGGCAGCCCGAGCTGTGGCGGGCGCTGGTTGCCCGGGTCGCCGCCGACCCGCCGCATATCCGCCACGGTGAGACCATCGCGCGGTTGCGGGGGGCGCCCGGCGAACTGCCGCCGCGGCTCTCGCTGTTCGGGCACACCCGGTTGACCCGCACCGACATCGAGCTCTTGGAGGCCGTGGCCACCCACCACGAGCTACACCTGTGGTTACCGCACCCCAGCGACCAGCTGTGGCGGGCGCTGGCCGGCACACACGGCGCCATTGCCCGGCGCGAGGACGTGAGCCATCGCGCGGTGTCCCATCCGCTGCTCGCGACGCTGGGCCGAGACCTGCGCGAACTGCAACGCGGCCTGCCGGCCGATCCGGTGACAGACGACTACCTCACCGGTGCTGCGCGTCCGGACACGCTGCTCGGCTGGCTGCAGTCCGACATCGCCGCCAATGTCGTTCGCCCACTTGGCCGCACGGTGGCGGCCGACGACCGATCGGTACAGATACACAACTGCCACGGCCCGGCCCGCCAGGTCGACGTGCTACGCGAGGTGCTGCTCGGCCTGTTACAGGACGACCCGACGCTCGAACCGCGCGACATCCTGGTGATGTGCCCGGACATCGAAACCTACGCGCCGCTGATCATGGCCGACTTCGGCCTGGGCGACGTGGTGCACGGCGCCCATCCCGCCCACCAGCTACGGGTGCGGCTGGCGGACCGCTCGCCGATCCAGACCAATCCGCTGCTGGGCATCGCCGCGCAACTGCTGGCCCTGGCGGCCGGCCGGGTGACGGCCAGCGAGGTGCTCAACCTGGCCCAGGCGCCGCCGGTGCGCGCCCGGTTCGGGTTCACCGATGACGACCTGGAAGCCATCACCCGTTGGGTGCGGCAGGCGAACATCCGGTGGGGATTGGACCAGGAGCACCGGCGGCCCTACCACGTCGACTTCGTGCACAACACATGGCGTTTCGGCATCGACCGAATACTGGCGGGCGTCGCGATGTCGGACGATTCGAACGCATGGATCGACGCGACGCTGCCGCTCGACGACGTCAGCAGCAACCGCGTCCAATTGGCCGGCCAGTTCGCCGAATTCGTCGCCCGGCTGGCGCATGTGGTCGACTCCCTCACCGGCACCCGGCCGCTGACCGAGTGGTTGGCCGCCCTGGCCGGGGGCGTCGCGCTGCTGACCCAAGTCCGCGATGCGGACGAATGGCAGACCGGTCAGATGCAACGCGAGTTCGCCCGAACGGCAGCGCAGGCCGGATCCCGGGGCGGCACCGCGCTGCGGCTGCCCGACATTCGCGCGCTGCTCGGCCAACGCCTTTCCGGGCGCCCGACGCGGGCCAACTTCCGCACCGGCACCCTGACGGTGTGCACCATGGTGCCGATGCGCTCCGTACCACACCGGGTGGTCTGCCTGGTCGGGCTCGACGACGGCCTGTTCCCACGGCTCGGCATCGTCGACGGTGACGACGCGCTGGCCCGGTGCCCGATGACCGGCGAGCGCGACATCCGGTCCGAGGACAGGCAACTGTTGCTCGACGCGATCGGCGCGGCCACCGAGAAACTGGTGATCACCTACACCGGCGCCAACGAGTATTCGGGGCAGCCACGCCCGCCCGCGGTGCCGCTGGCCGAATTGCTGGATACCCTCGACATGACCACCACAGCGAAGGTGCGTGACCGGATCGTCATCGAACATCCGTTGCAGCCGTTCGACCTTCGCAACGTGATCCCCGGCAGGCTGGTCCCGGACGTGCCGTTCAGTTTCGACCCCACGGTGCTGCGCGCGGCGCGCGCGGCCACCGGCGAACACAGCGAGCAGCCGAGGTTCATCGTGGCGCCGCTGCCGGCCCCGCCGGCCGGTGACGTGATCCTCGCCGATCTGGTCGGCTTCTTCAGAGACCCGGTGAAAGGGTTCTTCCGCGCACTGGAATTCACGTTGCCGCACGATGTCGACGGCGTGCAGGACGCCATGCCCGTCGACATCGACGGTCTCGAAGAGTGGACGGTCGGCGACCGGATGCTGGGTGACATCCTGCGCGGGATGACTCCCGACGATGCGCGGCAGGCCGAGTGGCGGCGCGGCACGCTGCCGCCGGGTCAACTCGGCTGGCGCAAGGTCACCGAGATTCGCGACCAGGCCGCCGTATTGGCGCTCGAGGCGCTTCGTCACACGCAAAAGCACCGCCCCGCCGCATACGATGTCGACGTCGATCTGGGCGGCGGGCGGCGCCTCACCGGCACGGTGTCGCCGGTGTATGGCGAGCAAACGGTGTCGGTGACGTATTCGCGGCTGGACGGCAAGCACCTGCTGGAATCGTGGATACCGTTGCTGGCGCTGGTCGCTCACGATCCCGGCCGGGACTGGTCGGCGGTGTGCATCGGCCGCATGCGCAGGGGCACCGGCACCCGGGCGGAGGGTCTGGGACCGCCGGGCGACGGTGAGCGGGCCGTCGAGGTGCTGAGCGAGCTGGTGGCGATCTACGATGCGGGACGGCGTGAGCCAATTCCGTTGCCCATCAAAACGTCCTACGCTTGGGCGGCCGCGCGCTACGGCGGCGACGACCCGGTGACCGAGGCGCGGTACCGATGGAGATCCAGCGACCGTTTCCCTGGCGAGGACCAGGCTCCGGCGCACGCGCGGGCGTGGGGAAAGGGTGCGCCGCTCGACGCGCTGATGCAGCCGGTGCGGCCAGGCGAGGAGTGCGACGGCGAAGACAACCGGCTCGGCGCCTACGCTGCCCGAGTCTGGCTGCCGATGCTGCGCGCCGAGAGGAAGCGGGTCTGA
- a CDS encoding nitroreductase family protein: MEAWDAICARRNVRDYQPKPIPGEDLDRIAEAGWRAPSAKNRQPWDFVIVTDRNQLAELSTVWRGAGHIAAAPAAIAIVVPVPPDERRVVTDNYDVGQATMAMMIAATDLGIGTGHSSVGDQDKARAILGVPDEYLVAFLLGVGYPADRPLRPIRKPNRRPFSEVVHHGRW, translated from the coding sequence ATGGAAGCTTGGGACGCGATCTGCGCACGCCGCAACGTGCGGGATTACCAGCCGAAACCGATACCGGGCGAGGACCTGGACCGCATCGCGGAAGCAGGCTGGCGCGCACCGTCGGCGAAGAACCGCCAGCCGTGGGACTTCGTCATCGTCACCGACCGCAACCAGCTGGCCGAGCTGTCCACGGTCTGGCGGGGGGCCGGCCACATCGCGGCGGCCCCGGCCGCGATCGCCATCGTGGTCCCGGTGCCGCCCGACGAACGCCGAGTGGTCACCGACAACTATGACGTCGGGCAGGCCACCATGGCCATGATGATCGCCGCCACGGACCTGGGTATCGGGACCGGTCACTCGTCGGTGGGGGACCAGGACAAGGCCCGCGCCATCCTCGGTGTGCCCGACGAGTACCTGGTGGCCTTCCTGCTCGGTGTCGGCTATCCCGCCGACCGCCCGCTACGCCCGATCCGCAAGCCGAATCGGCGGCCGTTCTCGGAGGTCGTCCACCACGGCCGTTGGTGA
- a CDS encoding cyclopropane mycolic acid synthase family methyltransferase codes for MAENLTPHFEEVQAHYDLSDDFFRLFLDPTMTYSCAYWDRNRDISLEEAQLRKMDLSLGKLGLRPGMTLLDIGCGWGGTMRRAIENYDVNVVGLTLSEHQAAHVQKLFDAMNTERSRRVLLHGWEEFDEHADRIVSIGAFEHFGYDRYDDFFAMAHRTLPEDGVMMLHTITMLTPQQIVERELPMTEEQTSFNEFIATEIFPGGQLPAIEIVEFHASKMGFNLKRRQSLRLHYARTLDHWAEALQARHREAVEIQSEEVYQRYMRYLTGCADAFRAGYIDVNQFTLAK; via the coding sequence GTGGCAGAAAACCTGACGCCGCACTTCGAAGAGGTACAGGCCCACTACGACCTGTCCGACGACTTCTTCCGGTTGTTCCTCGACCCCACCATGACCTACAGCTGCGCGTACTGGGATCGCAACCGGGATATCTCGCTGGAAGAGGCGCAGTTGCGCAAGATGGACCTCTCGCTGGGCAAGCTGGGTCTGCGGCCGGGCATGACGCTGCTGGACATCGGGTGCGGCTGGGGAGGCACCATGCGCCGCGCGATCGAAAACTACGACGTGAACGTCGTCGGTCTGACCCTGTCCGAGCACCAGGCCGCCCACGTGCAGAAGCTCTTCGACGCGATGAACACCGAACGCAGCAGGCGGGTGTTGCTGCACGGCTGGGAAGAGTTCGACGAACACGCGGACCGGATCGTCTCCATCGGCGCGTTCGAGCATTTCGGGTATGACCGCTACGACGACTTCTTCGCGATGGCCCACCGCACCCTGCCCGAGGACGGGGTGATGATGCTGCACACCATCACCATGCTGACCCCGCAGCAGATCGTCGAGCGCGAACTGCCGATGACCGAGGAGCAGACCAGCTTCAACGAATTCATCGCCACCGAGATCTTCCCGGGCGGTCAGTTGCCGGCGATCGAGATAGTGGAGTTCCACGCATCGAAGATGGGCTTCAATCTGAAACGCCGGCAGTCGTTGCGGCTGCACTACGCCCGCACCCTCGATCACTGGGCCGAGGCGTTGCAGGCGCGCCACCGCGAGGCCGTCGAAATCCAGTCCGAAGAGGTCTACCAGCGCTACATGCGGTACCTGACCGGCTGCGCCGACGCATTCCGGGCCGGATACATCGACGTCAACCAGTTCACGCTGGCCAAATAA
- the cynS gene encoding cyanase codes for MTRNELTEQIVVARLAKGLTWQQLADAIDRPLMWTTAALLGQHPIPVEHAKVLIDMLGLDESAVPVLAAASMRGGLPTAVPTDPTIYRFYEALQVYGGALKEVIAEQFGDGIMSAINFSLDVQKKPHPSGDRVVVTFDGKFLPYQWVAADD; via the coding sequence ATGACGAGAAACGAACTCACCGAACAGATCGTCGTCGCGCGGTTGGCGAAAGGGCTGACGTGGCAACAGCTGGCCGATGCGATCGACCGGCCGCTGATGTGGACCACGGCGGCGTTGCTCGGCCAGCACCCGATCCCGGTCGAACATGCCAAGGTTCTCATCGACATGCTCGGTCTCGACGAGTCGGCGGTGCCGGTGCTGGCCGCCGCTTCGATGCGCGGCGGGCTGCCCACCGCGGTTCCGACGGACCCGACCATCTACCGCTTCTACGAAGCCCTGCAGGTATACGGCGGCGCCCTCAAGGAAGTCATCGCCGAACAGTTCGGCGACGGCATCATGAGCGCGATCAACTTCAGTCTCGACGTGCAAAAGAAGCCGCACCCGTCCGGCGACCGGGTGGTGGTGACGTTCGACGGGAAGTTCCTGCCCTATCAATGGGTCGCGGCGGATGACTGA